The window CAAGGAATTGAGCTTTCTGAACCCTCTGTTGAATATAGTGAGAGTCCTCTATCACATCAAGCTCCTCCTTAACAGATAGATCATGTGTGTACATCAAATCATGGTCTGAGATTCCAGCTATGCTCAGAGAGTGCAGGTAGGCAATATGTTCATCGAGGCTCTTGTCAGATCTCCTCTGAGCAGCATGCAAAGACTGAAGCTGCAGCTGGGTTGCAGAGTTCTGAAAATCCTCGATTGTAAAGAGCTCTCTCAGTTCCTGTTTACTGAAATAGCGGAAAGGGTTCTTCTTATCACCAGTAGTTTGCCTTATTAGTGAGTCCTTGAAAACTTgtcttctgtatattttttcctctacAGTTCCACAAGTGATCAGCCTGTAAACCacaacattttccttttgtccAATTCGGTAAACTCTATCCACAGCCTGAGCATCAGTTGCGGGATTCCAGCTAGGGTCAAAGATGACCACTCGACTTGCTGCAGTTAGTGTGAGGCCAACACCACCCACTTGCGTGGTAAGCAGGAAAACAGAGTAATCTTTGTTTTGCTGGAATAGGCTAATCCTTTTCTCTCGTTCTACAAGATGAGTAATTGTTCCATCGATGCGCAGTATCTTAAAGCACCTGTTCTTTAAGAGGCGTTCGATGATGTTGAGAATTCGTCTTGACTGGGAAAACACCAGAGTTTGATGCCCTTCATCTCGCAGCCTTTTAAGCAGGTCCATGAGAAATATCATTTTTCCAGATTCTCCCATCAGTGTATCATCACTTATTTGAGCAATATGGTCCACATCTGAGGTATCTTCCCCTTCATTTTCATCTGCAGCAGAGAAGTTGACagcccctagattcagcaaatgacATGCCCGTGCAGACAGCAGCCTGGGATGATCACACAGCTTCTTTAAGACACCGAGCTCAGCCAGAGGTGAGCGCGTCTCCATTAGCAACTCCTTGATATGATCTAGAGACACGAATTTCCTGTATATTTCTTCTTGTAAAGGTACCAGGCGTATCCAGataattaaatcatttttccTGGAAAGGGAAGGCATTTCACAGATGGCGTCAACATCTGGATTCTTTTCACTAAGTCGGATCTCTGGGTTGCTTGACTTTTTCTTCTGTACCTCTTCTTTTGTCCTCCTGAGAAAATAGGGCTTTATGATTGCCATtaagttttcagatattttaaatccCAAGGCTTTTTCCCCTGGGGTAGCATCCTTCTCTCTTGCTCTAGTAATAGGATTTTCATActccattttaaaagtttttaatgttcCCAGCAGGGACCCTTGACAAGCAAAATCAAACAGGGACCACAGTTCTTGTAAATTATTCTGTATTGGGGTTCCTGTGAGGAGGATGCGATTACTGGCGGGGATTGCACGAGCACATATGGCTGACTTAGTAgatgaggtttttattttatgtgcttCATCAAGGATGACATAGTCCCACACAAACTCTCGGCCATTTGAGCTGGAAAGTTGCTGCCAATTATTGATTAACATTTGGTATGTGGTGATAATGACGCCATTCCTCTGCTGAATCCGACTGAGGTTTCTGGTACGTTCATCCTTGCTCGGACCATGAAAGGTTTTAACTCTCATTCCTGGAGTCCACTTGACAAATTCTCTTAGCCATGTACTGATCAGACTGGTTGGCATGATCAGCAGCACGTGGTTCACAAGGGAAGCATCAAACATCCCAGAAAGGAAAGCAATGATCTGAACAGTCTTTCCTAATCCCATATCATCTGCCAGGATGCCCCCTCTTCTTCCATCCCTGTACAGGCTATAGAGGAAAGCTACGCCTTCCTTTTGGTACTCAAAGAGCTGGTTGTGCAGCTCTCGATAAAGCAGCAGGCCAGAACTGCACACATCTGTGAATTCATCATCTCCATGTTCCGCCAACTCCTCCAAGGCTTCTTGTATTTTTTGGATTCTGCTCATCACCTTTTCATTGGGAAAAATGTCCTTTGCCAAATTGAAAAGTTTAAGTGCTTCTTCTAGATCTCCATTCTTAGTCGCTTCTTTGGCCTCTTTCACAtatctataaaaaataatttaaaaaataggttaaGAGAGATTGATACAAGATTAGAATGAAAGGAAATTGATTGAACATTCAGTCTAGGAACACTTCAGAGTCCATTTCGGAATTCAAACCACAGTTGAGCTCTTAATATCCTTGATTCAGCATGGGAAAGATTAGAACAGAAGATGCCAATGAAAGCTGGCATCACTTAAAGACACAAATATCCAGCAGACACTGCTAGCAACAACTTCAGGCACTAGTTGTCGGAAATGTATATGCAAAGGTTACTGGTtccacagtattaaaaaaaaaaacctgccaccCATAAGAAGTATGGAGTGATATTTTTTGTAAAACCAACCACCCAACCCATACTGTGGGAGCATGGAAACAGGAAGATACATGAGCACTTCTCAGGTCTTATTTTTCTGGATCCCTGTGACACATTTCACACCACTGATAATCCTCTCCTTACAATTCTTTCCTTCCACTGGATTCCTATAGATGCCTCCTGGTTTCCTCCCCCATCACTGGCCATTTCTTCTGTGTCCTTCTTAAGACTTATTCTTCCTCCCACAGGGCTCAGTCTAGGGTCCTCTTCTCACTCCTTTTACTCTCTCCTTATCCTCCCCCAGGGTTTCCACTCCCCTCTATGTGCTCATGACTCCCAGAGCACTCTCTCTAACCCAGGGCTTGCCCTCAAGCTCTAGTATAGACCCGTATTCCAAATGCCTTCTGGATATCTCCACTTGAAAGTTTCGCAGGCATCTCCAATTCAGTTAATCCCAAATTAAACTTataattttccttctaaaaaCATGCTTCTCCATTTGTGTGGTAATAAATGACACTACCATCCACTTAGCCATACAAACTAGAAATCTAAAGATCATCCTTGACTCCAACCCAGATATGAGTCACCCTTGACTTCTCCCTCTTTTTACCACCTTAGCCAATAGTCCCCAAGTCCTACCAACTTTATTTCCCAAATATAACCTGTCTTTCTCTCCCATCTCCATTACCATTACTGTGGTCCAAGTCACCATAATCTCTGGGCTGGATAACTGCAACTTCCTACTCACTGGTCTCCCTACAACCACTCCTGGCCCCTCCAAGAAATCCTCTAAATAGCAGCCAGTGATATTGtcttaaaacataaaagaaatcttgtcactcctctgcttaaaattcttcagtggttTACAGT is drawn from Camelus ferus isolate YT-003-E chromosome X, BCGSAC_Cfer_1.0, whole genome shotgun sequence and contains these coding sequences:
- the ERCC6L gene encoding DNA excision repair protein ERCC-6-like, whose translation is MEASRGFAEAGALSPEQAARYLRYVKEAKEATKNGDLEEALKLFNLAKDIFPNEKVMSRIQKIQEALEELAEHGDDEFTDVCSSGLLLYRELHNQLFEYQKEGVAFLYSLYRDGRRGGILADDMGLGKTVQIIAFLSGMFDASLVNHVLLIMPTSLISTWLREFVKWTPGMRVKTFHGPSKDERTRNLSRIQQRNGVIITTYQMLINNWQQLSSSNGREFVWDYVILDEAHKIKTSSTKSAICARAIPASNRILLTGTPIQNNLQELWSLFDFACQGSLLGTLKTFKMEYENPITRAREKDATPGEKALGFKISENLMAIIKPYFLRRTKEEVQKKKSSNPEIRLSEKNPDVDAICEMPSLSRKNDLIIWIRLVPLQEEIYRKFVSLDHIKELLMETRSPLAELGVLKKLCDHPRLLSARACHLLNLGAVNFSAADENEGEDTSDVDHIAQISDDTLMGESGKMIFLMDLLKRLRDEGHQTLVFSQSRRILNIIERLLKNRCFKILRIDGTITHLVEREKRISLFQQNKDYSVFLLTTQVGGVGLTLTAASRVVIFDPSWNPATDAQAVDRVYRIGQKENVVVYRLITCGTVEEKIYRRQVFKDSLIRQTTGDKKNPFRYFSKQELRELFTIEDFQNSATQLQLQSLHAAQRRSDKSLDEHIAYLHSLSIAGISDHDLMYTHDLSVKEELDVIEDSHYIQQRVQKAQFLVETESQNTELLMERQRTGNEGVWLRESIFPSQTKKKCPEFNKPRPQPSPFLLTHHTQEEEISSQMASVIIDDLPEESKKQDLSSIKTNVTIPRDGRHPRESTFDADFVASLPKGCGNVEEMWTDSSSGTALQKELPREGPTQEAPQESPLGSSNYLQSKSVRADLGTNLDQLQDDEIFHHCTSWPANPTTKEYQSRESNVSVIKIADDDLSASYHALQDAPENEAKLEEEPLASSPQYACDFNLFLEDSADNGQNLSSQSLEHVEKENSLYVSAANSRPESVHSKARLSVDLSEKDDEPEEEVVNVKVRSKARRINSDDEDEGDTFKDTSSPNPFSTPPFPSLSVKQFDASTPKNDLSLPGSFFSHQISNSINKSINSRRSLASRRSLINVVLDHVEDMEERLDSGSEAKAAADYLEEGAEESSSEAPEATEDPSRETLPSENKSSQLSSPMPGAPGQEASPGDPEPLSGEQLVDSPQDEAVEAANDYETLVLRGKELKECGKIQEALNCLVKALDIKSSDPEVMLMTLSLYKQLNKT